In Prunus dulcis chromosome 1, ALMONDv2, whole genome shotgun sequence, the following are encoded in one genomic region:
- the LOC117615410 gene encoding tetraketide alpha-pyrone reductase 1, which yields MDEKKKRKEKKEEAVCVTGANGFLGSWLVKTLLEEGYTRIHASVYPASDSSHLLNLPAACGLPPHDINITIFEADLLDADAVARAIEDCHGVFHVASPCTLEDPTDPQAELVLPAVQGTLNVLQAALRFGVRRVVLTSSISAMVPNPSWPPHKPFDESSWTDLDYCKARQKWYPVSKTLGEKAAWDFAEKHGLDVVAIHPATCLGPLLQPSTLNASCAVLLNLLHGSDDTQEYHWLGAVHVQDVAKAQLLLFETPAASGRYLCTNGTFQFSHFASTVSKLYPQFPLHRFSEETQPGLKECKDAAKRLIDLGMVFKPVEDAVRDTVESLKAKGFLKQEMFPSN from the exons agaagaagaggaaggagaagaaggaggaggCGGTGTGCGTGACTGGAGCCAATGGGTTCTTAGGGTCATGGTTGGTGAAGACTTTACTGGAAGAGGGCTACACCCGCATCCACGCCTCCGTCTATCCTGCCTCCGACTCCTCCCACCTCCTCAACCTCCCTGCTGCCTGTGGCCTCCCTCCTCACGACATCAATATCACCATCTTCGAGGCCGATCTCCTCGACGCCGACGCCGTCGCCAGAGCCATCGAGGACTGCCACGGTGTCTTCCACGTGGCGTCCCCTTGCACCCTCGAGGACCCCACCGACCCCCAGGCTGAGCTAGTGCTGCCCGCCGTCCAGGGCACGCTCAATGTCCTCCAAGCCGCCTTGCGCTTCGGCGTCAGGCGCGTCGTCCTTACCTCCTCCATCTCTGCCATGGTCCCCAACCCCTCTTGGCCCCCCCACAAGCCCTTCGACGAGTCCTCCTGGACTGACCTCGATTACTGCAAAGCCCGCCAG AAATGGTATCCGGTGTCAAAGACACTGGGTGAGAAAGCAGCGTGGGATTTTGCAGAGAAGCATGGATTGGATGTAGTGGCCATCCATCCAGCCACATGTCTTGGGCCGCTCCTGCAGCCTAGCACTCTCAATGCAAGCTGTGCTGTGTTGCTCAACTTGCTTCACGGTTCTGACGATACCCAAGAGTATCACTGGTTGGGGGCTGTCCATGTTCAAGACGTTGCCAAGGCACAACTTTTGCTATTTGAGACTCCTGCCGCTTCTGGCAGGTACCTTTGCACAAATGGTACCTTCCAATTTTCACACTTTGCTTCCACGGTCTCCAAACTCTATCCTCAATTTCCACTTCACAG GTTTAGTGAGGAAACCCAACCAGGCCTGAAGGAATGCAAGGATGCTGCAAAGAGGTTGATCGATCTAGGGATGGTCTTTAAACCAGTTGAAGATGCCGTCAGGGACACAGTGGAGAGCCTCAAAGCTAAAGGCTTTTTGAAGCAGGAAATGTTCCCATCCAATTAA